From Cervus elaphus chromosome 25, mCerEla1.1, whole genome shotgun sequence, one genomic window encodes:
- the PELO gene encoding protein pelota homolog, with the protein MKLVRKDIEKDNAGQVTLVPEEPEDMWHTYNLVQVGDSLRASTIRKVQTESSTGSVGSNRVRTTLTLCVEAIDFDSQACQLRVKGTNIQENEYVKMGAYHTIELEPNRQFTLAKKQWDSVVLERIEQACDPAWSADVAAVVMQEGLAHICLVTPSMTLTRAKVEVNIPRKRKGNCSQHDRALERFYEQVVQAIQRHIHFDVVKCVLVASPGFVREQFCDYMFQQAVKTDNKLILENRSKFLQVHASSGHKYSLKEALCDPTVASRLSDTKAAGEVKALDDFYKMLQHEPDRAFYGLKQVEKANEAMAIDTLLISDELFRHQDVATRSRYVRLVDSVKENAGTVRIFSSLHVSGEQLSQLTGIAAILRFPVPELSDQENDSSSEEDE; encoded by the exons ATGAAGCTCGTGAGGAAGGACATTGAGAAAGACAATGCGGGCCAGGTGACCCTGGTTCCCGAGGAACCCGAGGACATGTGGCACACCTACAATCTAGTGCAGGTGGGCGACAGCCTGCGCGCTTCCACCATCCGCAAGGTGCAGACCGAGTCCTCCACCGGCAGCGTGGGGAGCAACCGGGTCCGCACGACCCTCACTCTCTGTGTGGAGGCCATCGATTTCGACTCCCAAGCCTGCCAGCTGCGGGTCAAGGGGACCAACATCCAGGAGAATGAGTATGTCAAGATGGGGGCTTACCACACCATCGAGCTGGAGCCCAACCGCCAGTTCACCCTGGCCAAAAAACAGTGGGACAGTGTGGTTCTGGAGCGCATCGAGCAAGCCTGTGACCCAGCCTGGAGCGCCGATGTGGCGGCTGTGGTCATGCAGGAGGGCCTCGCCCATATCTGCTTAGTCACTCCCAGCATGACCCTCACTCGGGCCAAGGTGGAAGTGAACATCCCTCGGAAACGGAAAGGCAACTGCTCGCAGCACGACCGGGCCTTGGAGCGGTTCTATGAACAGGTGGTCCAGGCCATCCAGCGCCACATACACTTCGATGTTGTAAAGTGCGTCCTAGTGGCCAGCCCAGGATTTGTGAGGGAGCAGTTCTGCGACTACATGTTTCAACAGGCAGTGAAGACCGACAACAAATTAATCCTGGAAAACCGGTCCAAATTCCTTCAG GTACATGCCTCCTCTGGACACAAGTACTCCCTGAAggaggctctttgtgaccctacagtaGCTAGCCGCCTTTCAGACACGAAAGCCGCTGGGGAAGTAAAGGCGTTGGATGACTTCTACAAAATGTTGCAACACGAGCCCGACCGAGCGTTTTATGGACTCAAGCAGGTGGAAAAGGCCAATGAGGCCATGGCAATTGACACACTGCTCATCAGCGATGAGCTCTTCAGGCACCAGGATGTAGCCACACGCAGCCGGTATGTGCGGCTGGTGGACAGCGTGAAAGAGAACGCAGGCACCGTTAGGATATTCTCTAGTCTTCACGTGTCTGGGGAACAGCTCAGCCAGTTGACCGGAATAGCTGCCATCCTCCGCTTCCCTGTCCCTGAACTCTCTGACCAAGAGAATGATTCCAGTTCTGAAGAAGATGAATGA